The following proteins are encoded in a genomic region of Oncorhynchus kisutch isolate 150728-3 linkage group LG18, Okis_V2, whole genome shotgun sequence:
- the LOC109909022 gene encoding gastrula zinc finger protein XlCGF26.1: MSVLQGQIDSILEIMVRATVTEISKVIEGSASSEVPTTGDNANEAPNEQLTQLTSFMEILAKEAVDQICKLFNECSSILHLEVSRSQTENEDLKKRLDAVETKLRTVLEGSGGQENTSANGCCSEVKIIHQLKGTHPGVCAGDAEVKRSPILHLWKGRLPSTVNEHSNMEETIESVIIKEEGLEDYLYSSTSDPSSFLESHAQELSDPENPSEDPTDRGGTAGPKHLRKPKITGARQARPKKENHLSCKHCRKTFSKLIQLKAHQAIHAAAEKPFNCKQCGRGFSFKRSLDAHQLLHTGERPHTCGDCGKAFTLKQLLKNHQRLHAGLRPFRCDECGKSFNRAHGLKMHQIVHTGERKYSCEICKKSFSIPGNLHRHQRIHTGEKPFRCDTCGKSFNQADTLKGHQRIHTGERPFTCETCGKCFIQRSALKMHQRTHAGENAFLCVVCGTVLACVNSLKTHLQAHTAEMPCICSVCGSSLSSFTHLKSHQQLHTMEKPHSCGLCNKSFKSVSYLNIHMKTHTGERPFTCDVCGRMFTQHSSLKTHQAVHTGEKPFSCETCGKCFSNTGNLNRHQRIHTGEKPFSCDLCGRSFNQGNSLKAHKQIHTGEKLFMCDKCGKSFSYLRNLKDHKCYYI, translated from the exons TTGACCCAGTTGACATCATTCATGGAGATACTGGCAAAGGAGGCTGTGGACCAAATCTGCAAGCTATTCAACGAGTGCTCCTCCATTCTGCATCTGGAAGTGTCTCGGAGTCAAACTGAGAATGAGGACTTGAAGAAGAGGCTAGATGCGGTTGAGACCAAACTGAGGACTGTCTTAGAAGGGAGTGGAGGACAAGAGAACACATCAGCCAATGGCTGCTGCAGTGAAGTCAAGATCATCCACCAGTTAAAAGGCACACACCCAG GCGTATGCGCTGGTGATGCAGAAGTGAAACGATCCCCCATCCTCCACCTGTGGAAAGGGAGACTTCCCTCAACTGTAAACGAG CACTCCAACATGGAGGAAACGATCGAGTCAGTTATTATCAAAGAAGAAGGCTTAGAAGATTACTTGTACAGTAGCACCTCAGACCCAAGTTCTTTTTTAGAGAGCCATGCCCAGGAGTTGAGTGACCCAGAGAACCCCTCAGAGGACCCAACGGACAGAGGCGGCACCGCAGGGCCAAAGCATTTGAGAAAGCCAAAGATCACTGGGGCTCGTCAGGCAAGGCCCAAAAAGGAGAACCATCTTAGCTGCAAGCACTGCAGGAAGACATTCAGCAAACTGATCCAGCTGAAAGCTCACCAGGCGATCCATGCAGCAGCGGAGAAACCTTTTAACTGCAAACAGTGTGGCAGAGGTTTTTCCTTTAAACGCAGTTTGGATGCACACCAGCtgcttcacacaggagagagaccacaCACCTGTGGCGATTGTGGAAAAGCTTTCACCTTAAAGCAGCTACTCAAGAATCACCAGAGACTCCATGCAGGGTTGAGACCGTTCCGCTGCGACGAATGTGGCAAGAGCTTTAACCGGGCCCATGGTCTCAAGATGCACCAGATcgtccacacaggagagaggaaatACAGCTGTGAGATCTGCAAGAAGAGTTTCAGCATACCAGGAAATCTCCACAGGCACCAGCGTATACACACCGGTGAGAAACCGTTCCGTTGCGATACGTGCGGGAAAAGCTTCAACCAGGCAGACACTCTGAAAGGACACCAGCggatccacacaggagagaggccaTTTACCTGTGAGACGTGTGGGAAGTGTTTCATTCAAAGAAGTGCTCTGAAAATGCACCAAAGAACCCACGCAGGAGAAAACGCCTTCCTCTGTGTGGTGTGCGGGACAGTACTGGCTTGCGTCAACTCTCtcaaaacacaccttcaggctcaCACAGCAGAGATGCCTTGTATTTGCTCAGTGTGCGGTAGTAGTCTCAGTTCATTCACTCACCTCAAATCACACCAGCAACTCCATACTATGGAGAAGCCGCACAGCTGTGGCCTATGCAACAAGAGCTTCAAGTCGGTCAGCTACCTGAACATACACATGAAAACTCACACTGGGGAAAGACCGTTCACCTGTGACGTGTGTGGAAGGATGTTCACTCAACACAGCAGCCTGAAAACCCACCAGGCTGTCCATACTGGGGAGAAACCTTTCAGCTGTGAAACGTGTGGGAAATGTTTCAGCAACACTGGGAACCTCAACAGGCACCAGCggatacacactggagagaagccttttaGCTGTGACCTCTGTGGGAGGAGCTTCAACCAGGGCAACAGCCTCAAAGCCCACAAACaaatccacacaggggagaaactaTTCATGTGCGACAAATGCGGGAAGAGTTTTTCCTACCTGAGGAATCTGAAAGATCACAAGTGCTATTATATCTAA